In one window of Massilibacterium senegalense DNA:
- the nfsA gene encoding oxygen-insensitive NADPH nitroreductase, with amino-acid sequence MNQTIECMLKHRSIRRFKDESLTKEQINTIVECAQMASTSSYIQAYSIIGVTEQGKKEQLAVLSGNQKYVAQNGHFFVFCADLYRHQKIAEWKNIDMTESLESTEMFMVGVIDAALAAQNAALACESMGLGICYIGGLRNQLHEVTELLQLPKHVVPLFGLAVGYPEQDPILRPRYPMSVAYHENVYQIDEEALKKQLDEFDEVVSAYYVERTKGRRNETWTNQMKDTLKEAKRTYIKDYLTKQGFPLK; translated from the coding sequence GTGAATCAAACGATTGAATGTATGTTGAAACATCGCTCTATTCGTCGCTTTAAAGACGAGTCATTAACGAAGGAGCAAATTAATACGATTGTGGAATGTGCACAAATGGCATCAACATCTAGTTATATTCAAGCGTATTCCATTATTGGAGTAACCGAACAAGGCAAAAAGGAACAATTAGCTGTATTGTCAGGAAACCAAAAATATGTTGCTCAAAATGGACACTTTTTTGTATTTTGTGCCGATTTATATCGCCATCAAAAGATAGCGGAATGGAAAAATATTGATATGACCGAATCATTAGAATCGACTGAAATGTTTATGGTCGGCGTAATTGATGCTGCTTTAGCAGCTCAAAATGCAGCGTTAGCTTGTGAATCAATGGGGTTAGGTATTTGTTACATAGGTGGATTACGTAATCAATTACATGAAGTAACGGAATTGTTACAACTACCAAAACATGTTGTACCGTTATTTGGATTAGCTGTTGGTTACCCCGAACAAGACCCTATTTTACGTCCGCGTTATCCAATGTCTGTTGCTTATCATGAAAATGTGTATCAAATAGATGAAGAAGCATTGAAAAAGCAATTAGATGAATTTGATGAAGTCGTTTCTGCTTATTATGTTGAGCGTACGAAAGGTAGAAGAAATGAAACATGGACAAATCAAATGAAAGATACACTTAAAGAGGCAAAAAGAACATATATAAAAGACTATTTAACAAAGCAAGGATTTCCTTTAAAGTAA